The Acidimicrobiales bacterium genome includes a window with the following:
- the rpsG gene encoding 30S ribosomal protein S7 has protein sequence MPRNGPAARRELAPDPVFRSVLVTQVVNKVLSRGKRTLAERVVYQALDVVRDKTGGDPVSILKRAVENTRPELEVKSRRVGGATYQVPVEVRPRRATTLAIRWLVGFSRQRREKTMAERLANEVLDAANGTGAAVKRREDMHKMAESNKAFAHYRW, from the coding sequence GTGCCCCGCAACGGCCCCGCCGCCCGACGCGAGCTCGCCCCCGACCCGGTCTTCCGGTCGGTGCTGGTCACCCAGGTGGTCAACAAGGTCCTGTCGCGCGGCAAGCGCACCCTGGCCGAGCGCGTCGTGTACCAGGCGCTCGACGTGGTGCGCGACAAGACCGGTGGCGACCCCGTGTCGATCCTCAAACGCGCCGTGGAGAACACCCGCCCCGAGCTCGAGGTGAAGAGCCGCCGCGTGGGTGGCGCCACCTACCAGGTCCCCGTCGAGGTCCGGCCCCGCCGGGCGACCACCCTGGCCATCCGGTGGCTGGTCGGGTTCTCCCGCCAGCGCCGCGAGAAGACGATGGCCGAGCGCCTCGCCAACGAGGTCCTCGACGCCGCCAACGGCACCGGCGCGGCGGTGAAGCGCCGGGAGGACATGCACAAGATGGCCGAGTCCAACAAGGCCTTCGCCCACTACCGCTGGTAG
- the rplJ gene encoding 50S ribosomal protein L10 translates to MDKPRAEKVAVVTEVRERLDAADAAILTEYRGLSVAQLADLRRALRVVGGDYKVYKNTLVKLAIAGGSHESLAPLLEGPTAIAFVSGEVSAVAKALRDYARTSPNLVIKGGLYGEGYLSAQDLTVLADLPSREQLLAQIAGAIAAPLQQLAGLLQALPRNLAYGLSALVDERGGVPAEAPSVETPAVETPAAEAPAAEAPSAETAEAPAVETAGAPAAEAPATETEQEAPAVEAETTEG, encoded by the coding sequence AGAAGGTGGCCGTGGTCACCGAGGTGCGCGAGCGCCTCGACGCCGCCGACGCCGCCATCCTCACCGAGTACCGCGGGCTCTCCGTGGCCCAGCTGGCCGACCTGCGCCGCGCCCTCCGGGTGGTGGGCGGCGACTACAAGGTCTACAAGAACACCCTGGTCAAGCTGGCCATCGCCGGAGGGAGCCACGAGTCGCTGGCACCCCTGCTCGAGGGGCCCACGGCCATCGCCTTCGTGTCGGGTGAGGTCAGTGCCGTGGCCAAGGCGCTGCGGGACTACGCCCGCACCTCACCGAACCTGGTGATCAAGGGCGGGCTCTACGGCGAGGGCTACCTGTCGGCCCAGGACCTGACGGTGCTGGCCGACCTGCCGTCGCGCGAGCAGCTCCTGGCCCAGATCGCGGGGGCGATCGCCGCACCGCTGCAGCAGCTGGCTGGCCTACTGCAGGCGCTGCCACGCAACCTGGCCTACGGGCTCTCGGCCCTGGTCGACGAGCGAGGAGGCGTGCCGGCAGAGGCCCCGTCCGTCGAGACCCCGGCCGTCGAGACCCCGGCCGCCGAGGCGCCGGCCGCGGAAGCCCCGTCCGCAGAGACCGCCGAGGCCCCGGCCGTCGAGACCGCCGGGGCGCCGGCCGCGGAGGCCCCGGCCACCGAGACCGAGCAGGAGGCGCCGGCCGTCGAGGCCGAGACCACCGAGGGCTGA
- the rpsL gene encoding 30S ribosomal protein S12, whose amino-acid sequence MPTIEQLVRKGRASKQTKTKTPALKGAPQRRGVCTRVFTTTPKKPNSALRKVARVRLTSGIEVSAYIPGVGHNLQEHSIVLVRGGRVKDLPGVRYKVIRGALDAAGVRERNQARSRYGAKKES is encoded by the coding sequence GTGCCCACGATCGAGCAGCTCGTCCGCAAGGGGCGGGCATCGAAGCAGACGAAGACGAAGACGCCGGCGCTCAAGGGCGCCCCGCAGCGTCGCGGCGTGTGCACGCGCGTCTTCACCACCACGCCCAAGAAGCCGAACTCGGCGTTGCGCAAGGTGGCCCGCGTGCGGCTGACGAGCGGCATCGAGGTCAGCGCGTACATCCCCGGGGTGGGCCACAACCTCCAGGAGCACTCCATCGTCCTCGTGCGCGGCGGCCGGGTGAAGGACCTGCCCGGTGTGCGCTACAAGGTGATCCGGGGCGCGCTCGACGCCGCCGGGGTCCGCGAGCGCAACCAGGCACGGTCGCGCTACGGCGCCAAGAAGGAGTCCTGA
- a CDS encoding DNA-directed RNA polymerase subunit beta yields the protein MSPRSKSPERFSFANLDEVLRLPDLIAIQRDSFRWFLDKGLAEAFADISPIEDFTGQLSLELEYDPSDPDLRPPPKFQEEECKEKDMTYAAPVFVRARFMNAQTGEIKEQTVFMGDFPMMTDKGTFIINGTERVVVSQLVRSPGVIFQPGRDAKTIVTGTVHPYRGEWIEFDVEAKPSKDVTAGARVARKRRLSLFVLLRALGYEDEGFLNRFVRHFDFLEGQWEKERELAPTREEALLEIYKRARPGEPLSAEAARAYFENAFFNPKRYDLTRVGRYKLNRKLGPEIERVSSILDIDLERPAPDQGVLSPSEILATATYMLHLADGESGYRIDDQDHFANRRIRSVGELIQNQVRVGLSRMERVVRERMTTQDVEAITPQTLINIRPVVAAIKEFFGTSQLSQFMDQNNPLSGLAHKRRLSALGPGGLSRERAGFEVRDVHSSHYGRMCPIETPEGPNIGLIGALATYARVNEYGFIETPYRRVVDGRVSDEIVYLAADEEEEHVIAQANAKLDERGRFVDERVLVRRGPQGAGVRVGATSTSYGTTSEIDYVPPAEVDLMDVSPKQIVSVSTALIPFVEHDDANRALMGANMQKQAVPLVVPEAPYIGTGVEARAAQDAGDVLLSEGEGTVAEVSGDHIVVEYKAGQRDRLGHDLGRRRYTLAKFRRSNQNTSINQKVIVDEGQRVGANDVLADGSATHNGELALGKNLLVAFMPWEGYNYEDAIILSERLVRDDVLTSIHIEEHEVDARDTKLGAEEITRDIPNLSEEILADLDERGIIRIGAEVDAGDVLVGKVTPKGETEQTPEERLLRAIFGEKAREVRDTSLKVPHGESGKVIDVRVFSREDSHELPPGVNQLVRVYVAQKRKISEGDKLAGRHGNKGVISKILPVEDMPYLSDGTPVDIILNPLGVPSRMNVGQVLESHLGYAARWGWDGDGVEPDPDPGQGTKTRPRTDPAVWVSTPAFDGAHWDEEEDAGRHPTIRKLFERLHSDSADGDRLIGPDGKAALYNGRTGERYDNPISVGYVYILKLAHLVDDKIHARSTGPYSMITQQPLGGKAQFGGQRFGEMEVWALEAYGAAYALQELLTIKSDDVLGRVKVYEAIVKGENIPEPGIPESFKVLIKEMQSLCLNVEVLSTTGEEIEMRELDEDVFRTAEELGIDISRPERGSDEEDERRAAERSF from the coding sequence TTGTCTCCACGGTCCAAGAGCCCGGAACGCTTCTCGTTCGCCAACCTCGATGAGGTCCTGCGCCTGCCGGACCTCATCGCCATCCAGCGGGACTCGTTCCGCTGGTTCCTGGACAAGGGTCTGGCCGAGGCGTTCGCCGACATCAGCCCGATCGAGGACTTCACCGGCCAGCTGAGCCTGGAGCTCGAGTACGACCCGTCCGACCCCGACCTGCGCCCGCCTCCGAAGTTCCAGGAGGAGGAGTGCAAGGAGAAGGACATGACCTACGCCGCACCCGTGTTCGTCCGGGCGCGGTTCATGAACGCGCAGACGGGGGAGATCAAGGAGCAGACCGTCTTCATGGGGGACTTCCCGATGATGACGGACAAGGGCACCTTCATCATCAACGGCACCGAGCGAGTCGTGGTGAGCCAGCTGGTGCGGTCCCCGGGCGTCATCTTCCAGCCCGGCCGCGACGCCAAGACCATCGTCACCGGGACCGTCCACCCCTACCGCGGCGAGTGGATCGAGTTCGACGTCGAGGCCAAGCCGTCGAAGGACGTCACCGCGGGCGCCCGCGTGGCCCGCAAGCGCCGTCTGTCGCTGTTCGTGCTGCTGCGGGCGCTCGGCTACGAGGACGAGGGGTTCCTCAACCGGTTCGTCCGCCATTTCGACTTCCTCGAGGGCCAGTGGGAGAAGGAGCGCGAGCTCGCCCCCACCCGCGAGGAGGCCCTCCTCGAGATCTACAAGCGGGCCCGCCCCGGCGAGCCGCTGTCGGCCGAGGCCGCCCGCGCCTACTTCGAGAACGCCTTCTTCAACCCCAAGCGCTACGACCTGACCCGGGTGGGCCGCTACAAGCTCAACCGGAAGCTCGGCCCCGAGATCGAGCGGGTCTCGAGCATCCTCGACATCGACCTCGAGCGGCCCGCCCCCGACCAGGGCGTGCTGAGCCCCTCGGAGATCCTCGCCACCGCCACCTACATGCTCCACCTCGCCGACGGCGAGTCGGGGTACCGGATCGACGACCAGGACCACTTCGCCAACCGCCGGATCCGGTCGGTGGGCGAGCTCATCCAGAACCAGGTCCGCGTGGGGCTGTCCCGGATGGAGCGGGTGGTCCGCGAGCGCATGACCACCCAGGACGTCGAGGCCATCACCCCCCAGACCCTGATCAACATCCGGCCCGTAGTGGCGGCGATCAAGGAGTTCTTCGGGACCAGCCAGCTGAGCCAGTTCATGGACCAGAACAACCCGCTGTCGGGCCTGGCCCACAAGCGGCGGCTCTCGGCCCTCGGGCCCGGCGGCCTCTCCCGTGAGCGGGCCGGCTTCGAGGTCCGTGACGTGCACAGCTCCCACTACGGGCGCATGTGCCCCATCGAGACGCCCGAGGGCCCGAACATCGGCCTCATCGGCGCCCTCGCCACCTACGCCCGGGTCAACGAGTACGGCTTCATCGAGACCCCCTACCGCCGCGTCGTGGACGGGCGGGTGAGCGACGAGATCGTCTACCTGGCCGCCGACGAGGAGGAGGAGCACGTCATCGCCCAGGCGAACGCCAAGCTCGACGAGCGCGGCCGTTTCGTCGACGAGCGCGTGCTCGTCCGCCGTGGCCCGCAGGGCGCGGGTGTGCGCGTGGGTGCCACCTCGACGTCCTACGGCACCACCAGCGAGATCGACTACGTGCCGCCGGCCGAGGTCGACCTCATGGACGTCTCGCCCAAGCAGATCGTGTCGGTGTCCACCGCGCTGATCCCCTTCGTCGAGCACGACGACGCCAACCGGGCCCTGATGGGCGCCAACATGCAGAAGCAGGCCGTCCCGCTCGTCGTCCCCGAGGCGCCGTACATCGGCACCGGGGTCGAGGCCCGGGCCGCCCAGGACGCCGGTGACGTGCTGCTCTCCGAGGGCGAGGGGACCGTGGCCGAGGTCTCGGGCGACCACATCGTGGTGGAGTACAAGGCCGGCCAGCGCGACCGCCTCGGCCACGATCTCGGCCGCAGGCGCTACACCCTGGCCAAGTTCCGCCGGTCCAACCAGAACACGTCGATCAACCAGAAGGTCATCGTGGACGAGGGCCAGCGGGTCGGGGCCAACGACGTCCTGGCCGACGGGTCCGCCACCCACAACGGCGAGCTGGCGCTCGGGAAGAACCTCCTCGTCGCCTTCATGCCGTGGGAGGGCTACAACTACGAGGACGCCATCATCCTGTCGGAGCGCCTCGTGCGCGACGACGTGCTCACCTCCATCCACATCGAGGAGCACGAGGTCGACGCCCGGGACACCAAGCTCGGCGCCGAGGAGATCACCCGGGACATCCCGAACCTGTCGGAGGAGATCCTCGCCGACCTCGACGAGCGCGGCATCATCCGCATCGGGGCCGAGGTCGACGCGGGCGACGTGCTCGTCGGCAAGGTGACCCCCAAGGGCGAGACCGAGCAGACCCCCGAGGAGCGCCTCCTGCGCGCCATCTTCGGCGAGAAGGCCCGCGAGGTCCGCGACACGTCGCTCAAGGTGCCCCACGGCGAGTCGGGCAAGGTGATCGACGTCCGGGTGTTCTCGCGGGAGGACTCCCACGAGCTGCCCCCCGGGGTGAACCAGCTGGTGCGGGTGTACGTGGCCCAGAAGCGCAAGATCTCCGAGGGCGACAAGCTCGCCGGCCGCCACGGCAACAAGGGCGTCATCTCCAAGATCCTCCCGGTCGAGGACATGCCGTACCTCTCCGACGGGACCCCCGTCGACATCATCCTGAACCCGCTGGGCGTGCCCAGCCGGATGAACGTGGGCCAGGTGCTCGAGTCGCACCTCGGCTACGCGGCCCGCTGGGGCTGGGACGGCGACGGCGTCGAGCCGGACCCGGACCCGGGGCAGGGCACCAAGACACGGCCGCGCACCGACCCGGCCGTATGGGTGTCGACGCCCGCATTCGACGGCGCCCACTGGGACGAGGAGGAGGACGCCGGGCGGCACCCCACCATCAGGAAGCTGTTCGAGCGGCTGCACTCCGACTCGGCCGACGGCGACCGTCTCATCGGCCCCGACGGCAAGGCGGCGCTGTACAACGGGCGGACGGGCGAGCGCTACGACAACCCCATCTCGGTGGGCTACGTCTACATCCTGAAGCTCGCCCACCTCGTGGACGACAAGATCCACGCCCGCTCGACCGGCCCGTACTCGATGATCACCCAGCAGCCCCTGGGTGGGAAGGCCCAGTTCGGCGGGCAGCGCTTCGGCGAGATGGAGGTCTGGGCCCTCGAGGCCTACGGCGCCGCCTACGCCCTGCAGGAGCTGCTCACCATCAAGTCCGACGACGTCCTCGGCCGGGTGAAGGTCTACGAGGCCATCGTCAAGGGGGAGAACATCCCCGAGCCGGGCATCCCGGAGAGCTTCAAGGTGCTCATCAAGGAGATGCAGTCGCTGTGCCTCAACGTCGAGGTGCTGTCGACCACCGGTGAGGAGATCGAGATGCGAGAGCTCGACGAGGACGTCTTCCGGACGGCCGAGGAGCTGGGCATCGACATCAGCCGTCCCGAACGCGGGTCGGACGAGGAAGACGAGCGCCGCGCTGCGGAGAGGAGCTTCTAG
- the rplL gene encoding 50S ribosomal protein L7/L12 produces the protein MATKLSKDDILEGIASLTVLELSELLKEFEEKFGVTAAAPVAVAAAPAAGGGDAGGGDEEQSEFDVVLTAAGDKKIQVIKEVRSLTSLGLKEAKDLVDSAPKPVLERVSKDDAAKAKAQLEEAGATVEVK, from the coding sequence ATGGCCACGAAGTTGAGCAAAGACGACATTCTCGAGGGGATCGCCAGCCTCACCGTCCTCGAGCTGTCCGAGCTGTTGAAGGAGTTCGAGGAGAAGTTCGGCGTGACCGCGGCCGCCCCCGTCGCCGTGGCCGCCGCCCCGGCGGCCGGCGGTGGTGACGCCGGCGGTGGCGACGAGGAGCAGTCCGAGTTCGACGTGGTCCTCACGGCGGCGGGCGACAAGAAGATCCAGGTCATCAAGGAGGTCCGGTCCCTCACCAGCCTCGGGCTCAAGGAGGCCAAGGACCTGGTGGACTCGGCGCCCAAGCCGGTGCTGGAGCGGGTGTCCAAGGACGACGCCGCCAAGGCGAAGGCCCAGCTCGAAGAGGCAGGGGCGACCGTCGAGGTCAAGTAG